From Streptomyces sp. NBC_00370, a single genomic window includes:
- a CDS encoding ABC transporter ATP-binding protein — MSQQTEEKAPAVRVEGLWKRFGEQIAVAGIDLELPAGQFIGLVGPNGAGKTTTLSMITGLLRPDQGRVNVAGYDVWRDPAEVKARIGVLPEGLRLFERLSGRELLGYMGRLRGLPGAEVDKRATQLLDVLDLAGAQHKLVVDYSTGMRKKIGLAAALLHNPEVLFLDEPFEGVDPVSAQTIRGVLERYTTSGATVVFSSHVMELVESLCDWVAVMAAGRIRAQGTLAEVRGDATSLQNAFLELVGAQGRDSGETLDWLGGAR; from the coding sequence ATGTCGCAGCAGACAGAGGAAAAGGCACCAGCGGTCCGCGTCGAGGGGCTGTGGAAGCGCTTCGGTGAGCAGATCGCCGTCGCCGGTATCGATCTGGAGCTGCCCGCAGGCCAGTTCATCGGTCTGGTCGGCCCCAACGGCGCGGGAAAGACCACCACCCTGTCGATGATCACGGGCCTGCTGCGGCCCGACCAGGGCCGGGTGAACGTGGCCGGGTACGACGTGTGGCGCGACCCGGCCGAGGTCAAGGCCCGGATCGGGGTCCTGCCCGAGGGCCTGCGGCTCTTCGAGCGGCTGTCCGGGCGTGAACTCCTCGGCTACATGGGCCGGTTGCGGGGACTGCCCGGCGCCGAGGTCGACAAGCGCGCCACGCAGCTCCTGGACGTACTGGACCTGGCGGGCGCCCAGCACAAACTCGTCGTCGACTACTCGACCGGCATGCGGAAGAAGATCGGGCTCGCCGCAGCGCTGCTGCACAACCCCGAAGTCCTTTTCCTCGACGAGCCGTTCGAGGGCGTCGACCCGGTCTCGGCACAGACGATTCGCGGGGTCCTGGAGCGGTACACGACGTCAGGCGCCACCGTCGTCTTCTCCAGCCACGTGATGGAGCTGGTCGAGTCGCTGTGCGACTGGGTGGCCGTGATGGCCGCCGGCCGCATCCGCGCGCAGGGCACACTCGCCGAGGTACGGGGCGACGCGACGTCGCTGCAGAACGCGTTCCTCGAACTGGTCGGCGCGCAGGGCCGCGACAGCGGCGAGACGCTCGACTGGCTGGGCGGCGCCCGGTGA
- a CDS encoding transporter, producing MNTAALTPVFVRLKLSLLRNGLRQSSGRAAAYIASVVVVLLLAAGELLGLVLLRGQDHAASLTVLLTLVLAIGWTVMPLFFPSGDETLDPTRLVMLPLRPRPLIGALLITSLVGIGPLFSLCLLIGSALATAHGAAAVVVAVIAVPLVLLVAVALARAVAAANIRLLTSRKGRDLAVLSGLVIAVGIQVVNFGIQRLGDAGGLSALTPTADVVRWIPPASAIGAVQSASDGSYGRAVAQLLLAFAALALAVNAWRRSLVKLMTSPDGSTLAAAEPSRKESAGGFSRLLPEGRTGTVMLRSLRYVWRDPKTKAAWVTSLVIGLIVPLFNALQGAGTIYFACFAAGMLGIQMYNQFGQDTSAFWMVAQTISTTRDAYAELRARALALLLITLPYSALVTLATAALLGDWSAFTEALGLSFALLGAMLATGAVASARFPYSIPQDSGYKNVAPGQAGLAWISIFGGMLGAALLCAPVLAVTIWLHVSGQTSWTWLLLPVGAAYGALIAWTGLKLAAPQTSSRLPEILLAVSKG from the coding sequence GTGAACACCGCAGCCCTCACCCCCGTCTTCGTCCGGCTGAAGCTCTCGCTCCTGCGCAACGGCCTGCGCCAGTCGTCCGGCAGGGCCGCCGCGTACATCGCCTCGGTCGTCGTCGTGCTGCTCCTCGCCGCCGGCGAACTCCTCGGCCTCGTCCTGCTGCGCGGCCAGGACCACGCGGCGTCGCTGACGGTGCTGCTGACGCTGGTGCTCGCCATCGGCTGGACCGTGATGCCGCTGTTCTTCCCCAGCGGCGACGAAACCCTCGACCCCACCCGGCTGGTGATGCTGCCGCTGCGGCCGCGCCCGCTGATCGGCGCGCTGCTGATCACGTCGCTGGTGGGGATCGGCCCCCTCTTCAGCCTCTGCCTGCTGATCGGCTCGGCCCTCGCGACGGCGCACGGCGCCGCCGCCGTGGTCGTGGCCGTCATCGCCGTACCGCTGGTGCTGCTCGTCGCCGTGGCGCTGGCCCGCGCGGTGGCGGCGGCCAACATCCGGCTGCTGACCTCCCGCAAGGGCCGCGACCTCGCCGTGCTGAGCGGCCTGGTCATCGCGGTCGGTATCCAGGTCGTCAACTTCGGCATCCAGCGCCTCGGCGACGCGGGCGGCCTCTCGGCGCTCACCCCGACGGCCGACGTCGTCCGCTGGATCCCGCCGGCCTCGGCGATCGGCGCGGTGCAGTCGGCGAGCGACGGCTCGTACGGCCGGGCGGTGGCCCAACTCCTGCTGGCCTTCGCGGCCCTGGCCCTCGCGGTGAACGCCTGGCGGCGTTCGCTGGTGAAGCTGATGACGTCCCCTGACGGCTCCACGCTCGCCGCGGCGGAGCCGTCCAGGAAGGAGTCGGCGGGCGGATTCAGCCGGCTGCTGCCGGAGGGCCGTACGGGCACGGTGATGCTGCGCAGCCTGCGGTACGTGTGGCGCGACCCGAAGACGAAGGCGGCGTGGGTCACTTCGCTGGTGATCGGCCTGATCGTGCCGCTGTTCAACGCGCTTCAGGGGGCGGGCACGATCTACTTCGCGTGCTTCGCCGCGGGGATGCTCGGCATCCAGATGTACAACCAGTTCGGCCAGGACACGTCCGCGTTCTGGATGGTCGCGCAGACGATCTCTACGACGCGCGACGCGTACGCCGAACTGCGGGCGCGCGCCTTGGCGTTGCTGCTGATCACGCTGCCGTACTCGGCGCTTGTCACGCTGGCGACGGCGGCGCTGCTCGGCGACTGGAGCGCGTTCACCGAGGCGCTGGGCCTCTCGTTCGCGCTGCTGGGCGCGATGCTGGCGACGGGCGCTGTGGCGTCGGCGCGGTTCCCGTACTCCATCCCGCAGGACAGCGGCTACAAGAACGTGGCCCCCGGCCAGGCGGGCCTGGCCTGGATCTCCATCTTCGGCGGCATGCTGGGCGCGGCGCTGCTGTGCGCGCCGGTCCTGGCCGTGACGATCTGGCTCCACGTGTCGGGCCAGACGTCCTGGACCTGGCTCCTGCTCCCGGTGGGCGCGGCGTACGGGGCGCTGATCGCGTGGACGGGCCTGAAACTGGCGGCCCCGCAGACGTCGTCACGCCTACCGGAAATCTTGCTGGCCGTCAGCAAGGGCTGA
- a CDS encoding alpha/beta fold hydrolase — translation MAQRIDVTGADGVRLAAWDFTAPGAPSASGVLMLHGLMGQASHWASTAHWLAGRHRAVALDQRGHGASDKPTEGPFSRDVYVSDAEAAIEQLGLGPVTLIGHAMGALTAWQLAAKRPDLVRALVICDMRASAPGAASQRAWEDWFSTWPVPFASLADVRQFFGEDDAWLEQPSATRGEFFAEVMTERADGWYPVFSRRQMLTTRETWVHDAHWEELAQVQCPSLVVRGPDSELGRAEAQEMVRVLPRGQYAEIADGGNLLHYSRPEEWRAAIEPFLNGVLTR, via the coding sequence GTGGCGCAACGCATCGATGTGACCGGAGCCGATGGCGTACGCCTGGCTGCCTGGGACTTCACGGCGCCGGGAGCGCCGTCCGCCTCCGGCGTCTTAATGCTCCACGGACTCATGGGCCAGGCCTCGCACTGGGCCTCCACGGCCCACTGGCTCGCGGGCCGGCACCGCGCGGTCGCCCTGGACCAGCGGGGCCACGGCGCCAGCGACAAACCGACGGAGGGCCCGTTCAGCCGGGACGTGTACGTGTCCGACGCGGAAGCCGCGATCGAACAGCTCGGCCTGGGCCCCGTCACCCTCATCGGCCACGCGATGGGCGCGCTGACCGCGTGGCAGCTCGCCGCGAAGCGCCCCGACCTGGTGCGGGCCCTGGTGATCTGCGACATGCGCGCGTCGGCCCCCGGCGCGGCGTCCCAGCGGGCCTGGGAGGACTGGTTCAGCACCTGGCCCGTCCCCTTCGCCTCGCTCGCGGATGTCAGACAGTTCTTCGGCGAGGACGACGCCTGGCTGGAACAGCCGAGCGCGACGCGCGGCGAGTTCTTCGCGGAGGTCATGACGGAGCGGGCGGACGGCTGGTACCCGGTCTTCTCCCGCCGCCAGATGCTCACGACGCGCGAGACGTGGGTCCACGACGCGCACTGGGAGGAACTGGCCCAGGTCCAGTGCCCGTCGCTGGTGGTCCGCGGCCCGGACAGCGAACTGGGCCGCGCGGAGGCGCAGGAGATGGTGCGGGTGCTGCCGCGCGGGCAGTACGCGGAGATAGCGGACGGCGGGAACTTGCTGCACTACAGCCGCCCGGAGGAATGGCGAGCGGCGATAGAGCCGTTCCTGAACGGCGTGCTGACGCGCTGA
- a CDS encoding metal-dependent transcriptional regulator produces MSGLIDTTEMYLRTILELEEEGVVPMRARIAERLDQSGPTVSQTVARMERDGLVQVAGDRHLELTDEGRMLATRVMRKHRLAECLLVDVIGLEWEQVHAEACRWEHVMSEAVELRVMELLRHPTESPYGNPIPGLEELGEAAKADPFLDAGMVSLAELDPGSEGKTVVVRRIGEPIQTDAQLMHSLRRAGVQPGSVVSVTASPGGVMVGSSGEAAELGSEVASHVFVAKR; encoded by the coding sequence ATGTCCGGACTGATCGACACGACGGAGATGTACCTCCGCACCATCCTCGAACTCGAAGAGGAAGGTGTGGTCCCGATGCGCGCCCGGATCGCGGAGCGCCTGGACCAGAGCGGCCCGACGGTCAGCCAGACCGTGGCGCGCATGGAGCGCGACGGTCTGGTGCAGGTCGCGGGTGACCGGCATCTGGAGCTGACCGACGAAGGCCGCATGCTGGCGACGCGCGTGATGCGCAAGCACAGGCTCGCCGAGTGTCTCCTGGTCGACGTGATCGGCCTGGAGTGGGAGCAGGTGCACGCCGAGGCGTGCCGCTGGGAGCATGTGATGAGTGAGGCGGTGGAGCTGCGGGTGATGGAGCTTTTGCGCCACCCGACGGAGTCGCCGTACGGAAACCCGATCCCGGGTCTCGAAGAGCTGGGCGAGGCGGCCAAGGCGGATCCGTTCCTGGACGCCGGCATGGTGAGCCTGGCCGAGCTGGACCCGGGCAGCGAGGGCAAGACCGTGGTCGTCCGCCGCATCGGCGAGCCGATCCAGACGGACGCGCAGCTCATGCACTCGCTGCGGCGCGCGGGCGTCCAGCCCGGCTCCGTCGTGAGCGTGACGGCGTCCCCCGGCGGCGTGATGGTCGGCAGCAGCGGCGAGGCCGCCGAGCTGGGCTCGGAGGTCGCCTCGCACGTGTTCGTCGCCAAGCGCTGA
- a CDS encoding SIS domain-containing protein, translating to MSESKLAGQFLDAAIGLLQRVRDEETESVAAAGALIADAVAGGNRLFAFGAGHSSLAAQDVVYRAGGFALMNLLCVPGTTGVDVIPATLGSGLEHVEGLAGTVLRASPATSGDVLVVISLSGRNTLPVEMATAARERGLKVIGVTSVAYAAGTESRNATGTFLKDHCDVVLDSKIAIGDAELTADGIEAPFAPASTVVTSSLMQATMAAAAGQLAERGIEPPLLRSANVSGGREWNSRVMDEYRDRIFYHH from the coding sequence ATGAGCGAGAGCAAGCTGGCCGGTCAGTTCCTCGATGCCGCGATCGGTCTGCTGCAGCGCGTACGGGACGAGGAGACGGAGTCCGTCGCGGCGGCCGGCGCCCTGATCGCCGACGCCGTCGCCGGGGGGAACCGGCTGTTCGCCTTCGGCGCGGGACACTCCTCGCTCGCCGCGCAGGACGTCGTCTACCGGGCCGGCGGCTTCGCCCTGATGAACCTCCTGTGCGTACCGGGCACGACGGGTGTCGACGTGATCCCCGCGACGCTCGGCTCAGGTCTCGAACACGTCGAGGGGCTGGCCGGTACCGTGCTCCGCGCGTCGCCCGCGACCTCGGGCGATGTGCTCGTGGTCATCTCGCTGTCCGGGCGCAACACACTGCCCGTCGAGATGGCGACGGCCGCGCGCGAGCGCGGTCTGAAGGTGATCGGCGTGACGTCCGTCGCGTACGCGGCCGGGACGGAGTCCCGGAACGCCACGGGCACCTTCCTCAAGGACCACTGCGACGTCGTGCTGGACAGCAAGATCGCGATCGGTGACGCCGAGCTGACCGCCGACGGCATCGAGGCGCCGTTCGCCCCCGCCTCGACCGTCGTCACCAGCTCGCTGATGCAGGCGACGATGGCCGCCGCCGCCGGGCAGCTCGCCGAGCGCGGCATCGAGCCGCCGCTGCTGCGGTCGGCCAATGTCAGCGGCGGGCGCGAATGGAACAGCCGGGTCATGGACGAGTACCGCGACCGGATCTTCTACCACCACTGA
- a CDS encoding PAS domain-containing protein codes for MSASRSETTNVPGPDPASGPGSDLLAALLDGMDAALCAFDADGVITHWNREAERVLGWSAEEAVGRHGFAGWAVRTADADEVQSRLMSAMTTPGRQVHEFALLRKDGGRVLVRTQSAGVRSADGAPAGVYCAFSEVHAQIDLERSIALSEALFEEAAWGVVLVDVDLRPTVVNGHAARALGSGRTAVLGRPLGELIAQGVDELEAALHHVLAEGAPSGLVELWVTVRTAEGERRRCWRSGFLRLASPLAEEPVPLGVGWLFMDVTDVKVAAQEGDRLRFRSSQLHRAGRAAAECEDPTEAATVYLDFALAGFADHALIDLVAEPRTGPGAGLSGLDAPVRLVRAAATPTGASGPSMPVEAGGIPVRYMDGHPALQAMERIGSVRASAPARPGGGAPSPTWAASRQWPPDATHALCTVLRSRGRSLGVVTFLRGASRAAFERPDAAYAEDVTIRIATSLDLARALPEH; via the coding sequence ATGAGTGCTTCTCGGAGCGAGACCACCAACGTGCCCGGCCCGGATCCGGCGTCAGGGCCTGGGTCCGACCTGCTCGCCGCCCTGCTGGACGGCATGGACGCGGCGCTCTGCGCCTTCGACGCCGACGGCGTGATCACCCACTGGAACCGCGAGGCCGAGCGCGTGCTCGGCTGGTCCGCCGAGGAAGCCGTCGGCCGGCACGGCTTCGCGGGCTGGGCCGTCCGTACGGCCGACGCGGACGAGGTGCAGTCGCGGCTGATGTCCGCCATGACCACCCCCGGCCGCCAGGTGCACGAATTCGCGCTGCTGCGCAAGGACGGCGGCCGGGTGCTCGTACGGACCCAGTCGGCCGGGGTGCGCAGCGCCGACGGCGCACCCGCCGGGGTCTACTGCGCCTTCAGCGAGGTCCACGCCCAGATCGATCTTGAGCGCTCCATAGCCCTGAGCGAGGCGCTGTTCGAGGAGGCGGCCTGGGGCGTCGTCCTCGTGGACGTCGATCTGCGGCCGACCGTCGTCAACGGACACGCGGCCCGCGCGCTCGGCTCCGGGCGTACGGCGGTGCTGGGCAGGCCCCTGGGCGAGCTGATCGCCCAGGGCGTGGACGAGCTGGAGGCGGCGCTGCACCACGTACTCGCCGAGGGCGCGCCCAGCGGTCTCGTCGAGCTGTGGGTGACGGTCCGTACGGCCGAGGGGGAGCGGCGGCGCTGCTGGCGCAGCGGCTTCCTGCGGCTGGCGTCGCCGCTCGCCGAGGAGCCGGTGCCGCTGGGCGTCGGCTGGCTGTTCATGGACGTGACGGATGTGAAGGTCGCCGCGCAGGAGGGCGACCGGCTGCGGTTCCGCTCCAGCCAGCTCCACCGGGCGGGCCGGGCGGCAGCCGAGTGCGAGGACCCGACGGAGGCGGCGACGGTCTATCTCGACTTCGCGCTGGCCGGCTTCGCCGACCACGCCCTGATCGACCTGGTCGCCGAACCGCGGACCGGACCCGGCGCCGGTCTGTCCGGCCTCGACGCGCCCGTACGGCTGGTACGGGCGGCGGCGACGCCCACCGGCGCCTCGGGGCCGAGCATGCCGGTGGAGGCGGGCGGCATACCGGTGCGGTACATGGACGGGCATCCGGCGCTCCAGGCGATGGAGCGCATCGGTTCCGTACGGGCGAGCGCGCCCGCCAGGCCCGGCGGCGGCGCGCCGTCGCCGACCTGGGCGGCGTCCCGGCAGTGGCCGCCGGACGCGACGCACGCGCTGTGCACGGTGCTGCGCAGCCGCGGCAGGTCGCTCGGTGTCGTGACGTTCCTGCGCGGCGCCAGCAGGGCCGCGTTCGAACGGCCCGACGCGGCGTACGCGGAGGACGTGACGATCAGGATCGCGACGTCACTGGATCTCGCCCGCGCGCTGCCCGAGCACTGA
- the pdxH gene encoding pyridoxamine 5'-phosphate oxidase, producing the protein MREQYRSTPLLESDLAADPMDQFARWFKETAECGLHEPNAMVVSTATPDGRPSSRTVLLKHYDGQGFVFFTNYTSRKGQEIAANPYVSLLFPWHQLARQVVVTGRVARIGRDETAAYFRTRPHGSQLGAWASDQSAPIGTREELLARYEQLAARYPEGEQVPVPPRWGGLRITPGTVEFWQGHENRLHDRLRYVAEGRHWRVERLCP; encoded by the coding sequence ATGCGCGAGCAGTACCGCTCGACCCCGCTCCTGGAGTCGGACCTCGCGGCCGACCCCATGGACCAGTTCGCCCGCTGGTTCAAGGAGACGGCGGAGTGCGGACTTCACGAACCGAACGCGATGGTCGTCTCCACCGCGACCCCCGACGGCCGTCCGTCGTCCCGGACGGTGCTGCTCAAGCACTACGACGGCCAGGGCTTCGTCTTCTTCACCAACTACACGTCCCGCAAGGGCCAGGAGATCGCGGCGAACCCGTACGTCTCGCTGCTCTTCCCCTGGCACCAGCTGGCCCGCCAGGTCGTCGTCACCGGCAGGGTGGCGCGGATCGGCCGCGACGAGACGGCCGCGTACTTCCGCACCCGCCCGCACGGCTCGCAGCTCGGCGCCTGGGCGAGCGACCAGTCGGCGCCGATCGGCACGCGCGAGGAGCTGCTGGCGCGGTACGAGCAGCTCGCCGCCCGCTACCCGGAGGGCGAGCAGGTGCCGGTGCCGCCGCGCTGGGGCGGGCTGCGGATCACGCCGGGCACGGTCGAGTTCTGGCAGGGCCACGAGAACCGGCTGCACGACCGGCTGCGGTACGTGGCGGAGGGACGGCACTGGCGCGTCGAGCGCCTCTGCCCGTAG
- a CDS encoding citrate synthase 2 has product MSDFVPGLEGVVAFETEIAEPDKEGGALRYRGVDIEDLVGHVSFGNVWGLLVDGAFNPGLPPAEPFPLPVHSGDIRVDVQAALAMLAPAWGLKPLLDIDEATARDDLARAAVMALSYVAQSARGQGVPMVPQREIDQAETVVERFMIRWRGEPDPKHVKAVDAYWTSAAEHGMNASTFTARVIASTGADVAAALSGAVGAMSGPLHGGAPSRVLGMIEEIERTGDAAAYVRQALDRGERLMGFGHRVYRAEDPRARVLRRTAKELGAPRFEVAEALERAALDELHARRPDRVLATNVEFWAAIVLDFAEVPAPMFTSMFTCARTAGWSAHILEQKRTGRLVRPSARYVGPASRDPREIDGYDAI; this is encoded by the coding sequence ATGTCCGACTTCGTACCCGGACTCGAAGGAGTCGTCGCGTTCGAGACGGAGATCGCCGAACCCGACAAGGAAGGCGGCGCGCTGCGCTACCGCGGCGTCGACATCGAGGACCTGGTGGGCCACGTCTCGTTCGGGAACGTGTGGGGGCTGCTGGTCGACGGCGCCTTCAACCCCGGGCTGCCGCCCGCCGAGCCGTTCCCGCTGCCCGTGCACTCGGGCGACATCCGGGTCGACGTGCAGGCGGCGCTGGCGATGCTCGCGCCTGCCTGGGGGCTGAAGCCGCTGCTCGACATCGACGAGGCCACGGCGCGCGACGATCTGGCGCGCGCCGCCGTCATGGCGCTGTCGTACGTGGCGCAGTCGGCGCGCGGGCAGGGCGTGCCGATGGTGCCGCAGCGGGAGATAGACCAGGCGGAGACGGTCGTCGAGCGGTTCATGATCCGCTGGCGCGGTGAGCCGGACCCGAAGCATGTGAAGGCCGTCGACGCGTACTGGACGTCGGCCGCCGAACACGGCATGAACGCCTCGACGTTCACCGCGCGCGTGATCGCGTCGACCGGCGCGGACGTGGCGGCGGCCCTGTCGGGCGCCGTCGGCGCGATGTCGGGTCCGCTGCACGGCGGGGCGCCCTCGCGGGTCCTCGGCATGATCGAGGAGATCGAGCGCACCGGCGACGCCGCCGCGTACGTACGGCAGGCCCTGGACAGGGGCGAGCGGCTGATGGGCTTCGGGCACCGGGTGTACCGGGCCGAGGACCCGCGGGCGCGCGTACTGCGCCGTACGGCCAAGGAGTTGGGCGCGCCGCGCTTCGAGGTGGCGGAGGCGCTGGAGCGGGCGGCGCTGGACGAGCTGCACGCGCGCAGGCCCGACCGGGTGCTGGCGACGAACGTGGAGTTCTGGGCGGCGATCGTGCTGGACTTCGCGGAGGTGCCCGCGCCCATGTTCACGTCGATGTTCACCTGTGCCCGTACGGCGGGCTGGTCGGCGCACATCCTGGAGCAGAAACGCACCGGACGGCTGGTGCGCCCTTCGGCGCGCTATGTGGGCCCCGCGTCGCGCGACCCCCGGGAGATCGACGGGTACGACGCGATCTGA